Proteins co-encoded in one Kribbella qitaiheensis genomic window:
- a CDS encoding 3-hydroxyacyl-CoA dehydrogenase NAD-binding domain-containing protein: MTLAPSRDVVLPNKAGTMALITLDNGQDHTKPNTFGPRGLAELNKAIEAALARDEIVAIGITGKPFILAAGADLSGVPKLTDREQALNLGKIGHGVLRKLRDGGKPSFAFVNGVALGGGLEVALHASYRTISVAAGMISTPEVFLGLLPGWGGNFLLPNLIGADKAVKVVVENALNQNKMLSGPEAVKFGIGDVLLDSADFLEQSLLWASKVLTGSVVVERAEIDRGDAWDAAVARGKGFADLKVSGAAPAPYRALDLISAAKDNDRDRGFAAEDEALADLIMSEELRSGLYAFDLVNKRAKRPAGAPDKSLARPVTKVGVVGAGLMAGQLALLFVRRLEVPVVLTDLDQERVDRGVGYVHGEIDKLLGKGRIRPDKAGQLKALVTGSVDRAVFADADFVIEAVFEELRLKKTIFADLEKIVRPDAILATNTSSLSITSMAAELEHPERVVGFHFFNPVAVLPLLEIIRAEQTDDASLATAFAVGKTLKKSCVLVKDAPAFVVNRLLTRFLGEVSAAVDEGTPIPLADKALSALGLPMPPFVLLQLVGLPVALHVAETMNRSYPDRFAVSENLAKVVAAGKSSFYVWSAEGKPSVDPEVEALVTVGDKPSTAEELRSRVLTALAEEIHIMLEEGVVAEAQDIDLCLLLGAGWPFHLGGITPYLDRSGIAEKVNGRRFLPKGTASLT, encoded by the coding sequence GTGACGCTCGCGCCTTCGCGCGATGTCGTGCTGCCGAACAAGGCCGGCACGATGGCGCTCATCACGCTCGACAACGGCCAGGACCACACCAAGCCGAACACCTTCGGCCCGCGTGGTCTGGCCGAGCTGAACAAGGCGATCGAGGCGGCGCTGGCCCGCGACGAGATCGTGGCCATCGGCATCACCGGGAAGCCGTTCATCCTCGCGGCCGGCGCCGACCTCAGCGGCGTACCGAAGCTGACGGATCGCGAGCAGGCGCTCAACCTGGGCAAGATCGGCCACGGCGTCCTGCGCAAGCTGCGGGACGGTGGCAAGCCTTCGTTCGCGTTCGTCAACGGGGTCGCGCTGGGTGGCGGCCTCGAGGTCGCGCTGCACGCGTCGTACCGGACCATCTCGGTCGCGGCCGGGATGATCTCGACGCCCGAGGTCTTCCTCGGCCTGCTGCCCGGCTGGGGCGGCAACTTCCTGCTGCCGAACCTGATCGGCGCCGACAAGGCCGTGAAGGTCGTGGTCGAGAACGCGCTGAACCAGAACAAGATGCTCAGCGGTCCCGAGGCGGTGAAGTTCGGTATCGGCGACGTCCTGCTGGACTCGGCGGACTTCCTCGAGCAGTCGTTGCTCTGGGCAAGCAAGGTGCTGACCGGCTCCGTGGTGGTCGAGCGGGCGGAGATCGACCGGGGTGACGCCTGGGACGCGGCAGTGGCGCGGGGCAAGGGCTTCGCGGATCTCAAGGTCAGCGGTGCCGCGCCCGCGCCGTACCGGGCCCTGGATCTGATCTCGGCGGCCAAGGACAACGATCGCGATCGTGGCTTCGCGGCCGAGGACGAGGCGCTCGCCGACCTGATCATGAGCGAGGAGCTCCGTAGCGGGCTCTACGCCTTCGACCTGGTGAACAAGCGCGCGAAGCGTCCCGCCGGTGCGCCGGACAAGTCGCTCGCGCGACCGGTCACCAAGGTCGGCGTCGTCGGCGCTGGTCTGATGGCCGGGCAGCTCGCGCTGCTGTTCGTACGCCGGCTCGAGGTGCCCGTGGTCTTGACGGACCTCGACCAGGAGCGGGTGGACCGCGGTGTCGGATACGTGCACGGCGAGATCGACAAGCTGCTCGGCAAGGGCCGGATCCGTCCGGACAAGGCCGGCCAGCTGAAGGCGCTCGTCACCGGGTCCGTGGATCGCGCCGTCTTCGCCGACGCCGACTTCGTGATCGAGGCCGTCTTCGAGGAACTGCGGCTGAAGAAGACGATTTTCGCCGATCTGGAGAAGATCGTCCGGCCGGACGCGATCCTGGCGACGAACACCAGCTCGCTGTCGATCACCTCGATGGCCGCCGAGCTGGAGCACCCGGAGCGGGTGGTCGGCTTCCACTTCTTCAACCCGGTCGCCGTACTGCCGCTGCTGGAGATCATCCGGGCGGAGCAGACCGACGACGCGTCGCTCGCGACGGCCTTCGCGGTGGGCAAGACGCTGAAGAAGTCCTGCGTGCTCGTCAAGGACGCGCCGGCGTTCGTGGTGAACCGGCTGCTGACGCGCTTCCTCGGTGAGGTCAGCGCGGCGGTCGACGAGGGGACGCCGATTCCCCTTGCCGACAAGGCGTTGTCCGCTCTCGGGTTGCCGATGCCGCCGTTCGTGCTGCTGCAGCTGGTCGGTCTTCCGGTCGCGCTGCACGTCGCGGAGACGATGAACCGCTCGTACCCGGACCGCTTCGCCGTCTCCGAGAACCTTGCCAAGGTCGTTGCCGCCGGCAAGAGCTCGTTCTACGTCTGGAGCGCCGAGGGCAAGCCGTCGGTCGACCCGGAGGTCGAGGCGCTCGTCACGGTCGGCGACAAGCCGTCGACGGCCGAGGAACTCCGCAGCCGGGTGCTGACCGCACTGGCCGAGGAGATCCACATCATGCTCGAAGAAGGCGTCGTCGCCGAAGCCCAGGACATCGACCTCTGTCTCCTCCTCGGAGCCGGCTGGCCCTTCCACCTCGGCGGCATCACCCCGTACCTCGACCGCAGCGGCATCGCCGAAAAGGTCAACGGCCGGCGCTTCCTCCCCAAGGGCACCGCCAGCCTCACCTGA
- a CDS encoding thiolase family protein, which translates to MPREIRDVVFVDGVRTPFGKAKGQYAETRADDLVIKCIRELLRRNPSLPPEKVEEVAIAATTQIGDQGLTIGRTAALLAGLPNTTPGYAIDRMCAGAMTAVTTLAAGIAFGSQDVVIAGGVEHMGRHPMGEGVDPNPRIISEKLVDPSALVMGSTAENLHDRYPTITKQRVDAFAVASQERAAKAYANDLIQPDLVPIATRSAELGWGFATTDEPMRPGTTMEDLAKLKTPFRPHGRVTAGNSAGINDGATACILTSAEAAAEFGLTPKMKLVSYGFVGVEPEVMGIGPVPATEKALKLAGLTIDDIQAFEVNEAFGVQVLAFLEHYGIADDDPRVNPYGGAIAYGHPLASSGIRLMNQLAKQFELRPEVRYGLTTMCVGLGMGGTVIWENPNFEGAAA; encoded by the coding sequence GTGCCCCGTGAGATCCGCGATGTCGTGTTCGTCGACGGCGTTCGCACCCCGTTCGGCAAGGCCAAGGGCCAGTACGCCGAGACGCGTGCCGACGACCTGGTGATCAAGTGCATCCGGGAGCTGCTCCGGCGGAACCCGTCGCTCCCGCCGGAGAAGGTGGAAGAGGTCGCGATCGCGGCCACCACCCAGATCGGCGACCAGGGTCTGACCATCGGCCGTACCGCGGCCCTGCTGGCCGGTCTGCCGAACACCACTCCCGGCTACGCCATCGACCGGATGTGCGCGGGCGCGATGACCGCGGTGACCACCCTCGCGGCCGGGATCGCCTTCGGCTCGCAGGACGTGGTGATCGCCGGCGGCGTCGAGCACATGGGCCGGCACCCGATGGGCGAGGGCGTCGACCCGAACCCGCGGATCATCTCCGAGAAGCTGGTCGACCCCTCCGCGCTGGTGATGGGCTCCACCGCGGAGAACCTGCACGACCGGTACCCGACCATCACCAAGCAGCGGGTGGACGCCTTCGCCGTCGCCTCCCAGGAGCGCGCCGCCAAGGCCTACGCGAACGACCTGATCCAGCCGGACCTGGTCCCGATCGCGACCCGCTCCGCCGAGCTGGGCTGGGGCTTCGCGACCACCGACGAGCCGATGCGCCCGGGCACCACGATGGAGGACCTGGCGAAGCTGAAGACCCCGTTCCGCCCGCACGGCCGGGTCACCGCTGGCAACTCAGCCGGCATCAACGACGGCGCCACCGCGTGCATCCTGACCTCCGCCGAGGCAGCCGCCGAGTTCGGCCTGACGCCGAAGATGAAGCTGGTCTCGTACGGCTTCGTCGGCGTCGAGCCCGAGGTGATGGGGATCGGCCCGGTTCCCGCGACCGAGAAGGCACTCAAGCTGGCCGGGTTGACGATCGACGACATCCAGGCGTTCGAGGTGAACGAGGCGTTCGGCGTACAGGTGCTGGCTTTCCTCGAGCACTACGGCATCGCCGATGACGACCCGCGCGTCAACCCGTACGGCGGCGCGATCGCCTACGGCCACCCGCTCGCGTCGTCGGGCATCCGGCTGATGAACCAGCTCGCCAAGCAGTTCGAGCTCCGGCCCGAGGTGCGGTACGGCCTGACCACCATGTGCGTCGGCCTCGGCATGGGCGGCACTGTCATCTGGGAGAACCCGAACTTCGAAGGGGCAGCCGCATGA